The genomic segment ATGAGGGCGAACGTGGGGAAGCTCCTGCGGGGAATCGACAGGTTTGGATGATTTTAGCTGATCAATATCCTGGCTAACGAGCTAACTGTAGCTTAGCCTGCTGGCTAACGTTTGAAGCTAACGTTTATCTTTCAGCTTTCATTTACAAAGTCTGAGTACAAATATAAGGAATTAAACTCCACTGAGTCGCACTactgtcacatacacacatacaagaGGACATAACAGTCAAAAACACGGCCAACAAAGCTGGACTAATCAGATGTGAGACGTTGACAGGACTCATTGATGTACGATAGGGAAGAAGACCGGTATTGACGGCTcgattttgggtgtttttcatGTGAAGATCGATTTGAATCTTttgtattgattattttaaccCAGCCTTGTAACACTAATACTTCTACTATTTATgttcttaataataataatacctgctgtctgtgtgtagTATAAACATATGGAGGACGGAAactgccaaaatcaaaaatgaatttaagaAGTAATATGctataaataagtaaaagggaaaactggaaataaataaatagggaaATTAATTCAAAGTTCCATAAATAAGGAACCAAAGTAAAACAGCAattatgtcacattttataaataattaatgccaacatttatttatgacaCATTTAATGACATATCAATGTATTTACTgagtgatgaagatgatgatgatgatgatgattattattatataatgcagtattattttattgctattttaattttgcatttgaCTTCTGCTGTtcatatgaatataaatatcttcatatatctctatctatctataaatTTATctgataatttaataaatttcatttataaactTATATAAAATATTGAGTCATGACtactaaaataatataacagTGTAAATAGTACAATAATAAACtatcataatataaaatacaataatatgtATCATGAATTCAAATATGATCAATAATGTTGTGCATACTGTATTGTGTAATTACACTCAAATATTGCAGAAATCAGATATCAATATGATATTGATTAAATATGGACAACTAAGTGGTTAAGACAGTTACTGCCCTTCGAAACATTTCACCAAATGTGCTGATAACAAGGGGCTGATATTGTCTGACCTGCAGTGAAAAATAACTCATCCActacagagaaacactgattacTGCACACTTCATTCACAGGTgattctctcctctctcctcacagGTACAACCCAGAAAACCTCGCAACCTTGGAGCGCTACGTGGAGACACAAGCTAAAGAAAACGCCTACGACCTGGAGGCCAACTTGGCTGTCCTGAAGCTGTACGTAAACACCAGTCCCCATTCAGATACAGGAAAATAATGTTTGCTGATGCAGGAAAAAATGTATCTAATCAGCCCCTCACCCTGCGAATTATcttaagtcttttttaaaaatcatcatgtCAACTGTCAAAGGCGGCATCATGGTGGAGGAAATCCTTTTGGATGGGGGAACAATTGGTTTTCTACTTGAGTTCATatcttgttgtttgttttgccttGTGACAgttggcaggtttccattaaccctcaaattgcacaaactgaaattgcaaatgtaaaatttgccctgatggaaacacatcagtttttgaaaaaactcccatttattacaacggaaaaaaagtttttacactctcATGAGGTGGAATCTCAggcaattttaaaaagccatattttgcaaaactgcaatggaaacactttttttagcttttaaaggTCATGATACTAtgactatgtgcttgtcagtaggaactggctccctcatgacgcagcaggagctacaagagctgttattgcatcacataactcttccaAAGGTCagcagatcatccggaagtcttgaatccacagttcctctgtgaaattgtggactatcacctcccagaaatccctcatacgtggctgctcatacatataaggggctcccctttccattatcgctcgtaTAACACACCTCGActccttcgattggaaatactGACGGCtggtgtggtggctgcaatagaaataaacctgttcaagatttgaacatccatcgccatgcttcttgaatgttatcaccagaggagaagtcgcataataCGAGTCTATGGgaatgcagtcatctcgcagttgtgttttatcgacattttatAAATAGCGCTCAAcctttgcgcaaatctgtaacgGAAAACCGCCTAATGTGTTTTATTcgcatgaaaaataaagaattgtgtttggctgttttgtcAGACTTCTGTAGGTTTTCAGTGATTCTCGTTCCCCGAAGCAAggactaaaaaaacatttcataaccCTGATATAAATGTTTGTGTCGCCTCAGACCACAAAAAAGTTCTTCAGATGATTTAGGCAAAGTGATGTAAATAAAGTCTCTACCTCTGCAGGTACCAGTTCAATCCAGCATACTTCCAGACTCAGGTGACGTCACAGATTCTGCTGAAGGCTCTGACCAACCTGCCGCACACCGACTTCACGCTCTGCAAGTGTATGATCGACCAGACACACGTATCCTTTTGGTGCTGTTTCATCGCTCTGATGTCAGCTGACCGTTGGACTCTTTTCAGCTGCAGTTCACAAATATGTGAGGAGTTTAATGTCTCACTGACGACGTTTGCATGGACTAAGTAGTTTTTTCCCTTATTgcagaaacagaacagaaaatacTGCTACTGAgctttttacagtttgttttgtttctgtgaagtTTTATGAGGCGTGTTTTAAGATGAGTTTGGGATTTGTTCAgtaaggaggaggggggggcagGTGGGCTCTGTCTTGGGGTCGGGGCAGTTTCCTTGACTACAGTGTCGCAGCAAGAGGAACGTCCCATCAGACAGATCCTCTACCTGGGGAACCTGCTGGAGACCTGCCACTTCCAGAGCTTCTGGgtacgccacacacacacacacacacacacacacacacacacactaaatgaCTCTATAGAGAAACATAAAGACCATGTAAGATTATTAGACAGATTGCACACAATTTCTTAGATGATTTGTGCGGAAGCttcccgttttttttttgttttgttttttttaaatttcatgttagtgtgtgtgtcccttttccatcattctgtgtcccctctctaaatttggacatttttgccggTCCATTAACACAGCACAGGCAGAGCTCTTCATGAgttccttttttcctcagcagcagtttgaggagtttgagttgcaCGGTGGGGAATTGATCACTTGATTCGGTCAAAGCTgatcacaataaaagcacagcACAATtcaatggttaagtttcactttcactgcatttggctgctctgtctgtgcccagagtgtgctCTGCACTCCAACAATGTGGTGTAATATGTAACAGAATGGTATATATTCCAGtttagctccaaaaataaaacaacaacacctggctgcagatgttttcatcatggcgggctgccacaaagAAATGAGGGTGTGGGAAATCCTGCCGGGATTAACGAACAGAAATGATCCAGGCTTTATATCGCTGACTCATCCGTCATTATACACCTTTCTTGCAACATCTCTGTCCGTCTTGTTCTGAgacctttttgttcttttcaatTTTTCCAAACTTGCGAAACCGTTTGCTGTCTTGTTGTCACTAAATCGTGACCTTTTCCTCGTCTTTCTGACAGACGAGTCTCGAGGAGAACAGAGAGCTCATCGACGGCATCACTGGCTTTGAGGACTCTGTTCGCAAGTGTGAGTATCATCCCCTGACTCTCCGCAGTGGACATTAAGCTCTGacagtaaatatgaaaaaagcaCGCTCAAACTGATAGAATGCTTATTAAACTTGTTTAAGCACGATCACCATCGTCTGTTGTCTAATTGATCTTCCTCTTCAGTCATCTGCCATGTCGTGGGCATCACCTACCAGACCATCGAGCACCGGTTACTGGCCGAGATGCTGGGAGACCCGCTGGGTAAGAACCTGCCAGAGTGATCAATGAACCAAATCTTAATAAGTTAAATCCATCTCTGGTCAACGAAAATGATGCAGGAATAAGCCTGAGTGAACCTTTAAGCCGACTGTCTCCGTCCGTTTGTCCAGACACGCAGGTGAAGGTGTGGATGAATAAGTACGGCTGGACAGAGAACGAGGAGGGACAAATCTTCATCTTCAACCAGGAGGAGAGCGTCAAGCCCAAGAACATCGTGGAGAAGATCGACTTTGAGAGTGAGTGCTGCTGCTCAAACAGGCAAATAAATGAGGATAACATAGTAGAAAGTGAATCAAATTAGTAACAAAAACGTGAGTATGATGGAGTGCTGCAGGCTCTCTGGGTGAACTAGCTCTAATGTACAAGTTCATACTTCCTTTTAGTACCAATTCAACATGACGAGTTGCACTTGTCAGGCGTGATCTGTGTATCacaatatagcctaaaaatattgtgatattattttaaagccatattgctcAGCTCTACTCCTGCCTTACATTTACAGCAACCTTTACTATTTCTGATGAATGGACGGCGTATTACCACTGACTGCTCAGCATAGCTTCAGGAAAAGTTTAAGCATAGTTTTGTCAATTTGTATAGCTGCTTCTGAATCACAAATAATTTgctccttttctttatttcacatCGCCTGACTTCTCAGAGTCGGGTTTATtgcaaagagagagagtcagTGAGTATTTGGTGGCACTTTGCTGAAGTAGATCAGCGCAGGAGAGATCACAGTACAATGAGCTGCAGTGTTTGCTGTACGTGCTCGACATATAGGCAGTGGCAGacgaagtattcagatctttaactgcagtaaaagtactaataataCCACATTGTAAATAAAACTCTACCACAaggtaaccctttgaaacctggagcaacactttcttgtgctgctttcagcacaagaaagtgtttttacacaaattttcaggtaattttcttgtactttgtacaattttctttctaattatggggtcatttcttcttttgttgctcattgccttccccccatgtttttgaaacaaaacaagccaatttgctcaggtttcaaagggttaaagttctgCATTCAGAATCTTTCTTAAGTAATTAAGTAGtaacagaaacattaaattACTTTATGTAAAAGTATTCATAGTGCTTAAAGTGGATTAAAGAGATCATAACACTCATACATACATAACGATGAATcagcatgttttatattttacatcgGATGAAATATACACATTTCTGTGTTGATGAGTGACTGGAAGttaaagtttgattttctttctctgttttcttccttttttctctctttctgcacatttctctctgtttttctttttacaggtGTATCCAGCATCATGGCCACATctcagtgatgaaaacacacacacacacacacacacacacacatacatactagACGTGACAGATTCAACCCGGTCATTTGTTTTCGTAATCACTCTTTCtcaataaaagtaatttatcaGTAACGGTCTGTGTTTGCTGCTCTTCGTGctttatgaaaaacatttaatccAGTTTATTCATTACTTTAAGTTTTGTCATAGCATGTTAACTTTGAAAATATTGACCATCTCTTCCCAGAAGTTATCTGACTtacttgttttgtgtgttgtatGGTATCAGAGTGTTGGTGATGAGCTGTtattaggcaaaaaaaaaaacctgatatGAATCAGTGCAGCCGGGCTTTAAGCTGCTGAGTCATCATGTGAGGCAGCTCTCAGAGACGGGCCGTCATAATCCTTCATCAGGTCCTTCATACAAAAAGGTTTTGGTGACCGCTGATCAGAGTTGGAAAAAGTACTGCCActgtttattaaccctttgaaacctggatcaacatcagtttttagAGATGTGCCAGACATggttcacaagcatttaaaactttaaaacctgaagGCAAGAAATGTACTGTAATCTATCAATCTGTCTATCTAGCCTATCTTTCTAACctatctatctgtgtgtgtgtgtgtgtgtgtgtgtgtgtgtgtgtgtgtgtgtgcgtgcgtgcgtgcgtgcgtgcgtgcgtgcgtgtgtgatacagagagagagagatacaaaGATACATCTAGAGATAGAGATGCAGAGATATATAGAAAGAGCTCATAGgattatatttattgttatcataattatatattcaaaattggGTATTATATATGCAAAATTGGcacgacaaaaaaaaatattttcatgattg from the Plectropomus leopardus isolate mb unplaced genomic scaffold, YSFRI_Pleo_2.0 unplaced_scaffold2371, whole genome shotgun sequence genome contains:
- the eif3k gene encoding eukaryotic translation initiation factor 3 subunit K isoform X1, producing the protein MSFEQMRANVGKLLRGIDRYNPENLATLERYVETQAKENAYDLEANLAVLKLYQFNPAYFQTQVTSQILLKALTNLPHTDFTLCKCMIDQTHQQEERPIRQILYLGNLLETCHFQSFWTSLEENRELIDGITGFEDSVRKFICHVVGITYQTIEHRLLAEMLGDPLDTQVKVWMNKYGWTENEEGQIFIFNQEESVKPKNIVEKIDFESVSSIMATSQ
- the eif3k gene encoding eukaryotic translation initiation factor 3 subunit K isoform X2, with the translated sequence MSFEQMRANVGKLLRGIDRYNPENLATLERYVETQAKENAYDLEANLAVLKLYQFNPAYFQTQVTSQILLKALTNLPHTDFTLCKCMIDQTHQEERPIRQILYLGNLLETCHFQSFWTSLEENRELIDGITGFEDSVRKFICHVVGITYQTIEHRLLAEMLGDPLDTQVKVWMNKYGWTENEEGQIFIFNQEESVKPKNIVEKIDFESVSSIMATSQ